The Methanobacterium sp. BAmetb5 genome includes a region encoding these proteins:
- a CDS encoding ATP-binding protein, translating into MKIAITGGKGGTGKSTLSTSLALELSHSNNVLLVDVDVECPDDHIILSTTRERMADVESLLPVFNHDKCLKCGKCSEVCRENAVVFVKDRYPFIISGQCNGCGACLLVCPSGALKEGKQVIGAVYKGKCQRNISSENLLLIWGEIEVGCENTSLVVKSTKDHALSIASGKSSYNSKFQSINSNIRSSEDKPLNSPYEYILIDTAAGTHCNVINALIGVDLALAVTEPTPLGKHDLELILSLLKIMETPVQIVVNKADMGDLNLIHQLSQDSNFPIIQEIPYEKDILKKHSRNQPVTHDSIKKLANSISNLPIVGKEEQ; encoded by the coding sequence ATGAAAATAGCCATAACTGGTGGAAAAGGTGGAACAGGTAAATCCACCCTATCAACCTCTCTCGCCCTTGAATTATCCCACTCAAATAATGTTCTGCTGGTGGATGTTGATGTGGAATGTCCAGATGACCACATAATTCTATCAACCACCAGGGAAAGGATGGCCGATGTGGAGTCATTACTCCCGGTCTTTAATCACGATAAATGTTTAAAATGTGGGAAGTGTTCAGAAGTATGCCGCGAAAATGCAGTTGTATTTGTCAAAGACCGATACCCGTTCATAATCTCCGGGCAATGCAATGGGTGTGGGGCCTGTTTACTGGTTTGTCCATCTGGAGCTCTTAAAGAGGGAAAACAGGTTATAGGGGCTGTTTATAAGGGTAAATGCCAGCGAAATATAAGTTCAGAAAACCTGCTCCTGATATGGGGTGAAATTGAAGTTGGCTGTGAAAACACATCTCTGGTGGTAAAATCTACAAAAGACCATGCTCTGAGTATAGCTTCCGGAAAATCCAGTTATAACTCCAAATTTCAATCTATCAATTCCAATATCCGTTCTTCTGAAGATAAACCACTGAATTCTCCCTATGAATATATACTGATAGACACGGCTGCCGGTACCCATTGTAACGTTATAAACGCCTTGATCGGGGTGGACCTGGCTCTGGCAGTGACCGAACCCACACCCCTGGGCAAGCATGATCTGGAGTTGATCCTCAGTTTACTGAAAATAATGGAAACACCAGTCCAGATAGTGGTTAACAAAGCAGATATGGGTGATCTGAACCTTATCCATCAACTATCTCAAGATTCTAATTTCCCCATTATTCAGGAAATTCCCTATGAAAAAGATATATTGAAAAAACACTCCAGAAATCAGCCAGTTACCCATGATTCCATTAAAAAATTAGCAAATTCCATATCAAACCTTCCCATTGTGGGTAAAGAGGAGCAATGA
- a CDS encoding ATP-binding protein produces MKTITILSGKGGAGKSTLTASLAVMLAEHNKIVAVDCDADAPNLALVLGLQEKEFESRESLKTGEKAYISRKKCQSLKFCPKCQATKHCLDSCNYSAITWNPEEGQPEINELLCTGCGACLLNCPTKAIELEEVENATIGVGNTHYGFSIVSGQLKVGESGSGKVVNALRIKASKIAREINAKYMILDAAAGIGCPVIASVRGSDYALLVTEPTPMAFSDLKKAIELINHFNIPCGAVINKWGVNKDFSYQLQDYFQNHQIPLLGMIPYDIRFVEALVNLKPAVVYEPNFKNVFTKIMKNCRSEMEKI; encoded by the coding sequence ATGAAAACCATTACAATCCTATCCGGAAAGGGAGGTGCTGGTAAAAGCACTTTAACAGCTTCATTAGCTGTAATGTTGGCAGAACACAATAAAATTGTGGCTGTTGATTGTGATGCCGATGCACCAAATTTAGCTCTGGTACTGGGCCTCCAGGAAAAGGAATTTGAGAGTCGGGAATCATTAAAAACCGGTGAAAAGGCGTATATATCTCGGAAAAAATGTCAATCCCTAAAGTTCTGCCCGAAATGTCAGGCTACCAAACACTGCTTGGATAGCTGCAATTATTCAGCCATAACCTGGAATCCTGAAGAGGGCCAACCTGAAATTAATGAGCTCCTGTGCACTGGTTGTGGGGCCTGTCTTTTAAACTGTCCCACTAAAGCCATTGAACTCGAAGAAGTTGAAAATGCCACGATTGGTGTGGGAAATACTCATTATGGGTTCTCTATAGTTTCAGGACAGTTAAAAGTAGGTGAATCTGGTTCCGGTAAAGTGGTTAATGCCTTAAGAATCAAAGCTTCAAAAATTGCCCGTGAAATTAATGCAAAATACATGATCTTAGATGCTGCGGCAGGAATTGGATGCCCGGTCATTGCCTCGGTTAGGGGAAGTGATTACGCCCTACTGGTCACAGAACCCACTCCCATGGCATTTTCAGACCTTAAAAAAGCTATTGAACTAATTAACCATTTTAACATTCCCTGTGGGGCAGTTATCAACAAGTGGGGAGTTAACAAGGATTTTTCCTACCAATTACAGGACTATTTCCAGAACCACCAGATACCCCTTCTGGGAATGATCCCCTATGATATAAGATTTGTAGAGGCTCTAGTTAATTTAAAGCCGGCAGTTGTTTATGAACCAAACTTCAAGAATGTTTTCACCAAAATAATGAAGAACTGCCGGTCTGAAATGGAAAAAATCTAA
- the comB gene encoding 2-phosphosulfolactate phosphatase, which translates to MQVSLSFERSFSKDVAIMVDVLRASTTITVALEKIPNIIPTLEIEEALALAPEHQAFLAGERGGATIEGFDVGNSPLEIQELEGETLIITTSNGTRIMEGISGRALIGSFINARAVANKALQVATDHVEVVMAGVRGNFAIEDFLGAGEIISHMQNEELDEMAQAACLAIENQKKVDQAVKNSRSAQNLKKLGYGKDVEFCLQRDKSQLVPEFKDGLIKLLE; encoded by the coding sequence ATGCAGGTTTCCCTGAGTTTTGAGAGATCATTTTCTAAAGATGTGGCCATCATGGTGGATGTTCTACGGGCCAGTACCACCATCACCGTGGCCCTGGAAAAAATTCCGAATATCATTCCCACGCTGGAAATAGAAGAAGCCCTGGCTCTGGCTCCTGAACACCAGGCTTTCCTGGCAGGAGAGAGGGGTGGAGCAACCATTGAAGGATTTGATGTGGGTAATTCACCCCTGGAGATCCAGGAACTGGAGGGTGAAACACTGATCATCACCACCAGCAACGGGACCCGAATCATGGAGGGGATCAGTGGCCGGGCCCTGATAGGTTCCTTTATAAATGCCCGGGCAGTGGCCAATAAAGCCCTCCAAGTAGCCACGGACCATGTGGAAGTGGTTATGGCTGGGGTGAGAGGGAATTTTGCCATTGAAGATTTCCTGGGTGCTGGTGAAATAATTTCCCACATGCAAAATGAGGAATTGGATGAAATGGCCCAAGCAGCCTGTCTAGCAATTGAAAACCAGAAAAAGGTAGACCAAGCCGTGAAAAACTCACGGTCAGCCCAGAATCTCAAAAAATTGGGGTACGGCAAAGATGTGGAGTTCTGCCTTCAGCGGGATAAATCACAACTGGTACCTGAATTTAAAGACGGGTTAATAAAACTTTTAGAATAA
- a CDS encoding methanogenesis marker 7 protein: MYETLTYTGGVHKHEEIKELIEDLGGFVLQETTSQMDLVLTLAVPVEDVDKVDEKSRELLGKIKRAPMAGTEIAIVSPTLARQHLPHSACDISEYLRRYGAKDNMIGLSRGAGKGISRISEDEKRLIEEHDLVVFALGSFRECLMNKTHLFNDIDIPVVVTGAPEMSLDDLPGATAYVNGLGRIPRRLKRGENIRALRNLAEVVEDILDNRRKEMMDDPPIVPSILVKTEIENQVKAVEEIYSPAPIVSQLDGVRVKLNYDEYKDEIAEVKVDEYRLGDVSEIKKSLMYDYILVKLLPESSII, from the coding sequence ATGTACGAAACCCTAACTTACACGGGAGGAGTTCACAAGCACGAAGAGATAAAGGAGCTTATTGAGGATCTGGGAGGCTTCGTGTTGCAGGAGACCACCAGCCAGATGGATCTGGTTCTTACCCTGGCGGTGCCTGTGGAAGATGTGGATAAGGTTGATGAAAAGTCCCGGGAACTCTTGGGAAAAATTAAAAGAGCACCTATGGCCGGGACAGAAATTGCCATAGTCTCTCCCACCCTGGCCCGACAGCACTTACCTCACTCTGCCTGTGATATCTCCGAGTATCTTCGACGTTATGGGGCTAAAGATAATATGATTGGTCTCTCCCGTGGAGCGGGAAAGGGAATATCCCGTATTTCTGAAGATGAGAAGAGACTCATTGAAGAGCACGACCTGGTGGTCTTTGCCCTGGGGAGTTTCCGGGAATGCCTGATGAACAAGACCCATCTTTTCAATGATATCGATATTCCGGTGGTGGTAACTGGTGCTCCGGAAATGAGTTTGGATGACCTGCCCGGGGCCACGGCCTATGTGAATGGTCTGGGAAGAATTCCCCGTCGCCTTAAAAGGGGAGAAAATATTCGTGCCCTTCGAAATTTGGCCGAGGTTGTGGAAGATATCCTGGATAACCGGCGTAAAGAGATGATGGATGATCCACCGATAGTGCCTTCTATCCTGGTTAAAACTGAGATTGAAAACCAGGTTAAGGCCGTGGAGGAGATCTATTCCCCGGCACCCATTGTAAGCCAGCTGGATGGAGTGCGGGTAAAATTGAACTATGATGAATATAAGGATGAAATTGCCGAGGTAAAGGTGGATGAATACCGCCTGGGTGATGTCTCTGAAATTAAAAAATCCCTGATGTATGATTATATTCTGGTGAAACTGCTGCCGGAAAGTTCTATAATTTAA
- a CDS encoding NifB/NifX family molybdenum-iron cluster-binding protein — protein MVLICVPSLDKDGLKGNLSQHLGKTPYFVLIKWEDEQIENFQVIESKAKHVGGAMTPGEFIAGSGANKLLCGNLGPKAVQMLQNAGIEVYVGASGTVIETLQSWSEGKLKLASMDNACSEGHN, from the coding sequence ATGGTATTAATATGTGTTCCCAGCCTTGATAAAGACGGACTAAAAGGAAACTTATCCCAACATCTGGGAAAAACCCCCTACTTCGTTTTAATCAAGTGGGAAGATGAACAAATCGAGAATTTCCAAGTTATAGAAAGTAAAGCCAAACATGTGGGAGGGGCCATGACTCCCGGGGAATTCATTGCGGGTTCTGGTGCTAACAAACTTCTATGTGGAAATTTAGGTCCCAAAGCAGTTCAGATGCTCCAAAATGCTGGAATTGAAGTTTATGTGGGTGCATCAGGGACAGTGATTGAAACCCTGCAAAGCTGGAGTGAAGGGAAATTAAAACTGGCCAGCATGGATAATGCCTGTTCTGAGGGCCATAATTAA
- a CDS encoding cation diffusion facilitator family transporter, with translation MTNGVDRTNQKQLKKYRLIKGQRAAKYSTLTNLALSVIKGVFGLMSGSVALIADSIHSFSDIFASLAVYIGLKLSQRKPDEKFPYGYYKAETMASLIIAVVILISGLEIASESLQGIIDPQPLKLPIIAILVAVLSVAVSLLLSRYEQRVGHEIDSPALINDAKHSLIDVFASLLVFAGILSSYIGYLSIQGVAGLMVALLVIWMGFKIGKDAVLVLLDASIDPETVQQIKDIVLAVDGVEGIHEVRVRRSGPYLFGELHLETKKNLSVEKAHEIADKVEEMIRREVEKLEKLLVQVEPVKKDVIRFALPVKTSQGLQSQPSTHFGKVPYFLIWDVQGGDIESYQIKANPAQDLEKKRGIKTAEFLVNEKVDVILGEELGEGPRYALSENVVRFANPEGGTVKEIMENTKEMVI, from the coding sequence ATGACTAATGGTGTGGATAGAACCAATCAAAAACAGTTAAAGAAGTATAGATTGATAAAAGGTCAGAGAGCAGCCAAGTATTCCACTTTAACTAACCTGGCCCTGAGTGTTATTAAAGGTGTTTTTGGGTTAATGTCTGGAAGTGTGGCCCTCATAGCTGATTCAATTCATTCTTTTTCCGATATATTTGCTTCTTTAGCAGTTTACATTGGATTGAAACTATCCCAGAGAAAACCTGATGAAAAATTTCCCTATGGTTATTATAAAGCAGAAACAATGGCTTCCCTCATAATTGCCGTGGTTATCCTGATAAGTGGTTTGGAAATAGCATCCGAGTCTTTACAGGGAATAATTGATCCTCAACCATTGAAATTACCCATAATTGCCATTTTAGTCGCTGTTCTATCAGTCGCTGTATCCCTCCTTTTAAGCCGTTACGAACAGAGGGTAGGCCATGAAATTGACTCCCCTGCACTAATAAATGATGCTAAACATAGCCTTATTGATGTTTTCGCATCGTTACTGGTTTTTGCAGGAATATTATCATCTTATATTGGCTATTTAAGTATTCAGGGTGTTGCCGGACTCATGGTTGCTCTTTTGGTTATCTGGATGGGTTTTAAGATTGGTAAAGATGCAGTGCTGGTACTGTTGGATGCCTCCATTGATCCCGAAACAGTGCAACAAATAAAAGACATTGTTTTGGCTGTGGATGGAGTTGAAGGGATTCATGAAGTTAGGGTAAGAAGATCAGGACCTTACCTGTTTGGAGAACTACATCTGGAAACTAAAAAAAACTTATCAGTGGAAAAAGCCCATGAAATAGCGGACAAAGTGGAAGAAATGATCCGGAGGGAAGTTGAAAAACTGGAAAAACTACTGGTACAAGTGGAACCAGTTAAAAAAGACGTGATCCGGTTTGCACTTCCAGTAAAAACCAGCCAGGGATTACAATCTCAACCCTCAACTCACTTTGGTAAAGTACCCTACTTTCTTATCTGGGATGTTCAGGGAGGAGATATAGAAAGCTACCAGATCAAGGCCAACCCTGCACAGGATCTGGAAAAAAAGAGGGGAATAAAAACTGCTGAATTCCTGGTTAATGAAAAGGTTGATGTAATTTTAGGAGAAGAACTGGGTGAAGGTCCCAGATATGCCCTTTCTGAAAATGTAGTCCGTTTTGCCAATCCAGAAGGTGGTACTGTGAAAGAAATCATGGAAAATACTAAGGAAATGGTTATTTAG
- a CDS encoding methyl-coenzyme M reductase glutamine C-methyltransferase, translating into MKITVITPEFYSYGALLITGILKEQGYSVKLQKGFGKAVDADIVFISLQSTIHLVKYQQEISSINAFKIVGGPVTLTPELILDCLPVDLVVVGEGESTVYNILKFLETHPSYQISDFKDIPGVAFKVNDQIVTTAQEESPHKRPLPFIPDDIAHENIRGANIYLETHRGCPGNCGFCGVPSLFGRDVRSRPLDEILNEVKYMLSKGAQRIAISGGTGSLYGSKKFKSVDEESFVELLREISKLTGPRNLIIPDVRVDLVSDRVLEAIKEYSRGWVFFGIESGSDRILRHMKKGITVDQVYEAVEMARNHGVKIGGSFIVAYPGEEEEDYQETVNLADELMLNDYFVSIAEPIPGTPLGEEVSQLSLEDNLLFQDSLKYKRYGFSIAEERALDLMVDSYIFRTFPTAMSQKLLKDLQKEVKSQGEHIKSVIHLLKNQCKS; encoded by the coding sequence TTGAAGATAACCGTTATAACCCCTGAATTTTACAGTTACGGGGCTTTATTAATAACCGGAATACTTAAAGAGCAGGGTTACTCTGTTAAACTGCAGAAAGGTTTTGGGAAAGCTGTTGACGCCGATATTGTTTTCATCAGTCTCCAATCCACCATACACCTGGTGAAGTATCAACAGGAAATTTCCTCCATAAATGCTTTTAAAATAGTGGGAGGCCCGGTAACACTCACCCCCGAACTGATCCTGGACTGCCTACCGGTGGATCTGGTGGTAGTTGGTGAGGGTGAAAGTACAGTATATAATATATTGAAGTTCCTGGAAACCCATCCCTCCTACCAAATTTCAGATTTTAAAGACATCCCGGGCGTTGCTTTTAAAGTGAATGATCAGATTGTTACCACTGCCCAAGAGGAATCCCCTCATAAAAGGCCATTACCTTTTATTCCCGATGACATAGCCCATGAAAACATTAGAGGAGCTAATATTTATCTGGAAACTCATAGGGGATGTCCAGGAAATTGTGGTTTCTGTGGAGTCCCCTCTTTATTCGGTAGAGATGTGAGAAGCCGCCCACTTGACGAGATATTGAATGAAGTTAAGTACATGCTGAGTAAAGGTGCCCAAAGGATAGCCATAAGTGGGGGTACTGGCTCACTTTACGGTAGTAAAAAATTCAAAAGTGTGGATGAAGAATCCTTTGTTGAACTACTACGTGAAATATCTAAACTTACTGGCCCTAGAAACCTTATTATACCCGATGTACGTGTGGATTTGGTGAGTGACCGAGTTTTGGAAGCCATAAAAGAGTACAGCAGGGGATGGGTTTTTTTTGGTATTGAATCTGGTAGTGACCGTATCCTTCGCCATATGAAAAAGGGAATAACTGTGGATCAGGTTTATGAAGCCGTGGAAATGGCCCGTAACCATGGGGTCAAGATCGGGGGGTCCTTTATAGTGGCCTATCCTGGGGAGGAAGAGGAAGATTATCAGGAAACCGTGAATCTGGCGGATGAACTGATGCTGAATGATTACTTCGTGAGCATTGCGGAACCAATCCCCGGAACTCCTCTGGGAGAGGAAGTATCCCAGCTATCTCTGGAAGATAACCTCCTATTCCAGGACAGCTTGAAATATAAAAGGTATGGTTTCAGCATAGCTGAAGAACGTGCCCTGGATTTAATGGTTGACTCTTACATATTTAGGACTTTTCCCACTGCCATGTCACAAAAACTCCTGAAAGACCTTCAAAAGGAAGTTAAATCCCAGGGAGAACACATTAAAAGTGTTATCCATCTACTTAAAAACCAATGCAAATCTTAA
- a CDS encoding metallophosphoesterase — MRRILQYAMFISLFFVGFLVLNYYLFFGMSFLLGIPMDTFFYTVMIVAALSYPLATLVERTVSNNYTRIFYTAASAWMGISFYLLFLLLAYLIVSWIVPVPRESAGILIAILVTVISAYSIYNSYNLELVELEIPLNGLKEDLRVVQLSDIHIGSVRNSGYMERIVSETIKLNPDVVFITGDMVDGSARLHKHTFKAINRLKMPVFFVTGNHETYEGMDEVFRVLEGSNLKILSGEAIDFKGVQVVGVNYSLERNHLQNTLNQLKIEKDKPSILLYHLPQELESAHAAGIDLQLSGHTHNGQMIPFNYLVKLMFPYIRGLYDYKGTKLYVSQGTGTWGPPMRLGSKCEITLINLKSSN; from the coding sequence ATGAGAAGAATTTTACAGTATGCAATGTTCATATCCCTTTTTTTCGTGGGATTTTTGGTACTAAACTACTACCTTTTCTTTGGAATGTCATTTCTCCTGGGTATACCCATGGATACCTTTTTTTACACGGTAATGATAGTTGCTGCCCTATCTTATCCCCTGGCCACTCTGGTGGAACGAACAGTTTCCAACAACTACACTCGTATATTTTACACTGCTGCGTCGGCCTGGATGGGAATATCATTCTATCTCCTATTTTTACTCTTAGCCTACTTGATCGTCTCCTGGATTGTGCCGGTGCCCCGTGAAAGTGCCGGTATTCTAATCGCCATCCTGGTAACTGTTATCAGTGCATATTCAATTTATAATAGCTACAATCTGGAATTAGTGGAATTAGAAATACCATTAAACGGGTTAAAAGAAGATTTAAGAGTAGTACAACTTTCAGACATTCATATAGGGTCAGTCAGAAATTCGGGCTACATGGAACGAATTGTAAGTGAAACCATCAAACTAAACCCGGATGTGGTTTTCATAACTGGAGATATGGTTGATGGTAGTGCTCGATTGCATAAACACACATTCAAAGCAATTAATCGTTTAAAAATGCCGGTTTTTTTCGTTACGGGTAATCATGAAACCTACGAAGGAATGGATGAAGTTTTCCGGGTTTTGGAGGGTAGTAATTTGAAGATTCTCTCCGGGGAGGCAATTGATTTTAAAGGGGTGCAGGTGGTGGGTGTTAACTATTCCTTGGAGAGAAATCATCTCCAAAACACCCTTAACCAGCTGAAAATTGAAAAAGACAAACCATCAATCCTTCTGTATCATCTGCCTCAGGAGCTGGAAAGTGCCCATGCTGCGGGCATAGACCTGCAACTTTCGGGCCACACCCACAACGGTCAGATGATACCCTTCAATTACCTGGTTAAATTAATGTTCCCTTATATTAGGGGATTATACGATTATAAAGGAACTAAATTGTATGTTTCTCAGGGTACTGGTACTTGGGGTCCGCCCATGAGGCTGGGTTCAAAGTGTGAGATAACCCTGATCAATTTAAAGTCATCAAATTAG
- a CDS encoding Mrp/NBP35 family ATP-binding protein, with the protein MKTDSEEEQKKLLMQQEINILKRMSDIGHKIAVMSGKGGVGKSTIAVNLAAAFALNNYHTGIMDVDLHGPDVPHMLGIENATLQQTPLGISPVKARDNLEVLSIEFMLPEKGLPVIWRGPKKTGAIRQFLSDVSWGNLDVLVVDNPPGTGDEPLTVLQSISPLDGVVMVTTPQAVAGEDVRKCVNMVKGLNIPILGIIENMSGFICPHCQEEINIFGKGEGKQLAEELEIPYLGSLPLQTGVREKSDQGQPFILEDPDSEISQKFMEIVSKIEIVFNPKK; encoded by the coding sequence ATGAAAACTGATTCAGAAGAAGAGCAGAAAAAACTCTTAATGCAACAGGAAATCAACATACTAAAGCGTATGAGTGATATAGGCCATAAAATAGCAGTCATGAGTGGTAAAGGTGGTGTGGGTAAATCAACCATAGCCGTTAACCTGGCAGCAGCCTTTGCCCTTAATAATTACCACACTGGTATAATGGATGTGGATTTGCATGGACCAGATGTCCCCCATATGTTAGGAATTGAAAATGCAACCTTACAGCAAACCCCCCTGGGTATTTCCCCGGTTAAAGCCCGGGATAACCTTGAAGTTTTATCCATCGAGTTCATGCTACCTGAAAAGGGGCTTCCAGTTATATGGAGGGGACCTAAAAAGACAGGAGCAATAAGACAATTCTTATCTGATGTTTCATGGGGAAATCTGGATGTCCTGGTAGTTGATAACCCACCAGGAACTGGAGATGAACCATTAACTGTCCTGCAGTCCATCAGTCCCCTGGATGGTGTGGTTATGGTCACCACTCCCCAGGCCGTAGCCGGGGAAGATGTCCGCAAATGTGTTAACATGGTTAAAGGGCTGAACATCCCCATCCTGGGAATAATAGAAAACATGTCTGGATTCATCTGCCCCCACTGTCAGGAAGAAATCAACATTTTCGGTAAAGGTGAAGGAAAACAACTGGCCGAAGAACTGGAAATACCCTACCTGGGAAGTTTACCCCTACAAACCGGGGTGCGAGAAAAGTCTGACCAGGGCCAGCCCTTTATTCTAGAGGACCCTGACTCGGAAATATCCCAAAAATTCATGGAAATAGTTTCTAAAATCGAAATAGTATTCAATCCCAAAAAATAG
- a CDS encoding TRAM domain-containing protein — translation MFGADETPKTAPIKEGEEYEVKIEDVGKEGDGITRIEGFVVFVPETKVGEEIKVRITSVRRRFAFAEKVPE, via the coding sequence TTGTTTGGAGCAGATGAAACCCCAAAGACGGCCCCGATAAAGGAAGGGGAAGAATATGAGGTTAAAATTGAGGATGTGGGTAAGGAAGGCGATGGAATCACCAGAATTGAAGGTTTCGTAGTCTTTGTGCCTGAAACAAAGGTAGGTGAAGAAATTAAGGTTCGAATAACTTCAGTACGGAGAAGATTCGCCTTTGCCGAGAAGGTCCCGGAATAA
- the mmp10 gene encoding methyl coenzyme M reductase-arginine methyltransferase Mmp10 (Mmp10 (methanogenesis marker protein 10) is a cobalamin-requiring radical SAM methyltransferase that creates the methylarginine modification to methyl coenzyme M reductase.): protein MQIIADVGGIPGKDCRGFCKYCYFRKVKGANPLGCRSCLPGSFGCEQCTTGVRETKNEFVPPFMVVNSVRTSLMMGNFRDDDLIINISGGGDVSCYPHLLEVTSAFSQWDLPMHLGYTSGKGIDDPQMASTLLSHGVKEVTFTVFSTNPDLRKTWMGDKNPQASLDALKTFSESCDVHAAAVIVPGVNDGEALRETCADLEKWGAKAFILMRFANYRNQGLILGNEPIIEGVEPHNLQEFEELVRSINQEFNLRVTGTPVCDPENDSPFALTQKKNLHYLEILSEVTSEATILTSKIAKPHIERVFEVIGASDKVNVVAADQDIACLITQRDLEDLDLGDVKETVMIPGRAFVHDKKATEILSRDGTERLVARGPDKLSVDGEMSGTLSPNDVLKTELIAFEDLIEAINFFGVRVK from the coding sequence ATGCAAATAATCGCAGATGTAGGTGGAATCCCTGGTAAAGACTGCAGAGGCTTCTGCAAATACTGTTATTTTAGAAAGGTTAAGGGAGCAAACCCCTTGGGATGCCGATCATGTCTTCCAGGTAGTTTTGGCTGTGAACAGTGCACTACTGGAGTGCGAGAGACAAAAAATGAATTTGTACCGCCCTTTATGGTTGTTAACTCGGTTAGAACCTCGCTCATGATGGGAAATTTCCGTGACGATGATCTTATAATAAACATCAGCGGAGGAGGAGATGTGAGTTGTTATCCCCACCTTCTGGAGGTCACATCTGCATTTTCCCAATGGGACCTCCCCATGCACTTGGGTTACACCAGTGGTAAAGGTATTGACGACCCCCAAATGGCCTCAACCCTCCTGTCCCATGGAGTAAAAGAAGTTACCTTCACTGTTTTTTCAACTAACCCCGACCTCAGAAAAACTTGGATGGGTGATAAAAATCCCCAGGCATCTCTTGATGCTCTGAAAACATTTTCCGAAAGTTGTGATGTGCACGCCGCAGCAGTGATCGTTCCCGGTGTTAACGATGGAGAAGCACTCCGCGAAACCTGTGCTGACCTGGAAAAATGGGGTGCCAAAGCTTTCATTCTCATGCGATTTGCCAACTACCGTAACCAGGGCCTTATACTGGGAAATGAACCCATAATTGAAGGGGTGGAACCACACAACCTGCAGGAATTTGAGGAACTGGTGCGTAGCATCAACCAGGAATTCAATCTGAGGGTGACTGGTACCCCGGTATGTGACCCTGAAAACGATTCTCCCTTCGCCCTGACCCAGAAGAAGAACCTCCATTACTTGGAAATATTATCGGAGGTAACTTCCGAAGCAACCATTTTAACCAGTAAAATTGCCAAACCACATATAGAACGCGTTTTTGAAGTTATTGGGGCTTCAGATAAGGTTAACGTGGTGGCGGCAGACCAGGATATTGCTTGTCTCATTACCCAGAGGGATCTGGAGGATCTGGATCTGGGTGATGTCAAAGAAACAGTCATGATCCCGGGAAGAGCCTTTGTACACGATAAAAAGGCCACTGAAATTCTGAGCAGGGATGGGACAGAACGTCTTGTTGCCCGAGGTCCAGATAAACTCAGCGTCGACGGGGAGATGAGTGGTACTCTAAGTCCAAACGATGTTCTTAAAACAGAGTTAATAGCATTTGAAGATTTGATTGAGGCTATAAACTTTTTTGGGGTGCGTGTGAAATAA
- a CDS encoding NifB/NifX family molybdenum-iron cluster-binding protein, which yields MKVVIASTGEHLDSQASPVFGRCSHLIVVDVVNGNFENIKAISNSGINAGGGAGIQTARIVGDEKPEAVISGSVGPNAFEVLKQLEIKAYKMVPGTVEENLTLLSHDKLEELTFPARDNGMGRGGAQRSGR from the coding sequence ATGAAAGTAGTGATCGCTTCCACTGGTGAACATCTGGATTCACAGGCCAGCCCGGTTTTCGGGAGGTGTTCCCATTTAATAGTGGTTGATGTGGTGAATGGAAACTTCGAGAACATTAAAGCCATTTCTAATTCTGGAATAAACGCAGGAGGGGGTGCAGGAATACAAACTGCCCGAATTGTGGGGGATGAAAAGCCAGAAGCGGTTATTTCGGGATCAGTAGGTCCCAATGCATTTGAAGTATTAAAACAATTGGAAATAAAAGCCTATAAAATGGTTCCTGGTACTGTAGAAGAAAATTTAACCCTTTTATCCCATGATAAATTGGAAGAACTAACTTTTCCTGCCAGAGACAATGGAATGGGAAGGGGAGGAGCTCAAAGGAGTGGAAGATAG